Within the Pseudomonadota bacterium genome, the region GTTCCAATTGGCGGCGAGCGGCGACTGATGCTCAAGGCGCGCATCATCCCCTGCCTCGACGTGAAGGACGGCCGGGTCGTCAAGGGGGTCAACTTCGTGGATCTGCGCGATGCGGGAGATCCGGTCGATGCTGCGAAGGCCTACGATGCCGCCGGCGCC harbors:
- a CDS encoding HisA/HisF-related TIM barrel protein; amino-acid sequence: MLKARIIPCLDVKDGRVVKGVNFVDLRDAGDPVDAAKAYDAAGA